In the Necator americanus strain Aroian chromosome X, whole genome shotgun sequence genome, TACTGGAGCAGACGTAACATTGCCGAGCACTGCAGACTGGACCGCCATGGGTCGATCGAAGCTGCAATCACCCCTTTAACACTGAAGTCTGCCAACAACGAACCGATCAAGGTTCGTGGATGCTACAAATGCAACTTCATCATTGATGGTAATCGAAAATATGGTACTTGCCATGTATCTGACACGCCGTCGCTGTTGGGCTTATATTGGATCGCCCAACACGAGCCACTGTTCCGTCACTTGAACGAAGGCTCCATTTGCAACAGCTCTTCAAGGACGCTCAGCACCTTGAATTCTTCTCTCGCAACGCACCTGAGGAAGAAGTTCCCAGCAGTCTTCGCTCCTGGACTGGATGTTGTACAAAGTCAAAAGCTAAACTCGCTCTGAAGCCTGACTCCGAGCCTGTCTTCCTGAAGGCTCGCCCGGTGCCCTATGCTGCTATGCCAAGGATTTCAACCGAAATCGATCGGTTGGTGTCTATGCATGTGCTGGAGCCCGTTGATGACTCAGAATGGGCAGCACCCATCGTCGtcgttcagaagaaaaatggatcgaTCCGCCTCTGCGCAGACTACTTAACCGGACTGAACGATGCACTGGAACAAAACCAGCATCTGCTTCCAACCCCAGAGAACCCTACCTTCACGAAACTCAACGGAGGACGCTACTTTTCACAGCTCGACTTTTCCGAAACATATCTCCAACTGGAAGCGAACGACGTCTCAAAGCAGCTACTCACTATCAACACGCACCGTGGACTGTATCGCTTCAACCGACTACAATTTGGAGTGAAACCAGCTCCTGGTATATTCCAACAATGTATGGATGCTCTTATCGCTGGATTAGATGGAACTGCCGCCTATCTGGTCGACATATTGGTTACTGGTAGAACCATCGGCGAACACAATGCCCGACTAGAGGCCGTACTCAAGCGGATTCAAGACTACGGATTCCGCTTTCGACTCGACAAATGTGCTTTCCTGCAGACGGAGATCACTTACCTTGGGTTCGTCATCAACGCGCAAGGACGACGCCCCGATCCTGGAAAGATTAAAGCTATCCAGAAGATGCCCGCCCCTAAGGACGTCAGTCAACTTCGCTCTTTTCTGGGACTCATCAATTTCTACGGAAACTTCGTCAAggatctccacaatctacgcgCTCCTTTGGACGCTCTTACGGAAAAGGATGTTGTCTACACATGGACATCGGAGTGCCAGTCTTCTTTCGACAAGATTAAGGCAGTCCTAAGCTCAGATCTCCTGCTGACCCACTTTAACCCAAGTCTCCCGATCATCGTTGCCGCTGATGCTTCAAATTACGGAATGGGAGCAACCCTCTCACATCACTTCGCAGATGGATGCGAGAAGGTCATTTATCACGCAAGCCGTTGCCTGACATAACCACAGAAGAACTACAGCCAGATTGAAAAGTAAGCACTCGCTCTTATTTTCACCGTGCAGAAGTTCCATCGTTTCATCCATGGACGACATTTTACGCTGAGAGCCGACCACAAACCACTTTTGGCAATCTTTGGAAGCAAGAAAAGTGTTCCGGTCTACAGTGCCAACCGTCTTCAGCGATGGGCCACGATGCTGCTCAACTACAGCTCCACTATCGAGTACATCAATGCAAGGGATTTCAGCCAAGTGGACGCTCTTGTACGCCTCGTCTCGTCACAATCATCGATACCGGGGTCTACGTAATCGCCTCAATAGATGCTGATGTCACTTCTGAGTTCTCAGAGAACTGTCGTCATCTTCCAGTGTCCGCCGAATTCATTTGGACTGCTGATCGTCTTATCCAGCTTGTGGTCAACTATACGAAGTCCGGAAACTGGCCCAAGGTCAACTCCCATTCTCCTCTGTGGCGCTACTACAACCGTAGAAATACTATGACGACTGTCAAAGGATGTCTGCTCACTGCATCCCGCATAGTGATTCCAAAAGCACTTCGACATCGTGTTCTTTCAGCACTACACAAAGCTCATCCAGGCCAAACAAGGATGCAAGAAGCTTGCAAGGAACTTTGTCTATTGGCCTACGATGGATTCGGACATCGAAAAACTCGTCAAGACCTGCCCAAGATGTCCAGCCGTGGCAAAGGATCCGATCAAGTCTGAACTACATTCATAGCCGAAACCGCACTCGTCGTGGACTCGAGTTCATGCTGATTTCGTTGGACCAATGGAAGGACGATACTATCTACTCATCGTGGACGCCTATTCCAAGTGGCCGGAAATCGTCTAGATGTCCTCGACCTCCTCAACGGCTACGATCCAAGCAATGAAGTGCATCTTTGCCAAGTTCGGAAATCCAGAGACGCTCGTCAAGGACAACGGAACGCAGTTCACGTCGTCTCAGTTCACTTTCTGCCGTTTCCGAGGAATCGTGCACATTCGCACGCCGCCGTTCCATCCACAAAGCAACGGATAAGCAGAACGTTTTGTGGACACCTTCAAAAGAGGACTTGCCAAGCTGAAGGGGAAGGAACCAACAGGGAACGCACTACAGATGGCATATCGCTCCACTCCCTGTCCGTCTGCATCCGCCGAAGCCTTCTTGGGACGCCGATTGCGAACGGAACTCGATCTAATGTTACCTTCTAGAGATCGCACAAACGGTACGCGAGATCTCAAAATGGAATCTCAATTCAATCGTCGAAATGGAGCACGACGCCCCAAATTGAGATCAACGACGCGATTTTTCACAAGGATCATCGAGGCCAGAAACCTTCTTGGACTCCCGGTTTCATCACACACCGTGTTAGAAACACAACCTACACTGTTCGCTGTGGAAACGAAGTGTGGACTCGGCACGTAAACCAGTTGCGATCCAGGATCGCTACAACTGCGACTAACACTTTCTTGGATGTGTTCGACCTACCGCTACTCGACTCCGCGAGCAGGGACGATGATGCAACGCCGACTGCCGACTCGTCTCAACGACCGCAACGCCTTCGACGACCCCGTCGCCGACTACAGGTGGAACCACGAAGAACTCGGTACGAGATAAGTTGAAAGAGAAGGTGTTGTAGGATGAGAATTTCACCATGTTATTCGCTTAGAGTAAACCCGTATTGTATACGACGCATGCTTGCATGACCACCCTGTTGTTTGTGTGTGGACATGTTTCTTGTTCCGGGTCAATAAAGCTTCTCTTCTTCGGCGCTGTCGACATCCACAACAGGTGCAACAGCGTCATCCGTCAGACAGACATTACCCTTTCCTGaggatgatgtggtcaatttcattatgatacccTCCATCGGGTGACTTCCATGCGcagcgtagagaggaaggCTTAGTCGTCATAATAAACTCAGAAAGCCTCTTCCCCTCCTCATTCCATTGAagggttccgatgtgaagttctccaggcgttcttctggggccaaCTCTGGCGTCgaaatcaccaattatgacctttGAGAAGGTACGATCttttctgtagaacttctccaggtctatatagaaagcttcgacttcttcttcttcttcgtagcttgatgttggagcgtaagcgacgacaATTCTCAAGCCTGGCGTtaggccacatcttctcattcgcagacgtccgattcgggtagTAAGTTGCTCGAAAGgatcgatgttctttgccatactcgtgttgacgaagaCACTTCACCatctcctctactgtcgcatgttcctaagaaaagTTCTCCAGCATCGTAGGCGGCGTTCAGTAGGTGGTGTCATCTCGTTTCGGTCATGACGTTGTACTTAAACTTCCTggtttgcatcatcagatcttcaatggccgcaTCCTATGCTAGCGTTCGAGCGTTTTAAGTACAGATAGTCATCCCAgtctttttccgtttcggtagcctacatgactcttGCAACCCCGCCTTTCCTGGTGCTACCGTACTGGGCTtgcctccggaatcaggacaCTCTTTCTTACTACTGTAACGTGGGGGAAAATTTTAAgccccatgggcaggttgcaagcctctggttccatgagtttttgggaaaacgatgcgttcttttttttgggaggggaggggacaggtggagcttatttgttggacagcagaaacagggagtccttCTGCTGATTCCACCTACGTCTCAGGGCAGGCAGAtggtcgcttttggtctgcgggtagccccctatccgccaacCAGGGATGCGCCAGGTAGCCTCGCGAATTGCCGGCTGTGGTCCCTCTAGTGAAGAAGATCCGTGGAAAAAACGTTAGTCCACTGTCTTCCGCTTATCCTTGGAAAACCTGGTCTAGGACAGTCATAAGGGTGACATCTGATGTGCAGGAGCGGACCGATGTGGTTAATCTAGCACAAAGGATCGCAACTTTTAATGGTTACATTGCTAATGTACCGCGGAGGACAGGTCTTATAGCGCAGCAAGATTATGCCA is a window encoding:
- a CDS encoding hypothetical protein (NECATOR_CHRX.G25441.T2), which codes for MVIENMDAQHLEFFSRNAPEEEVPSSLRSWTGCCTKSKAKLALKPDSEPVFLKARPVPYAAMPRISTEIDRLVSMHVLEPVDDSEWAAPIVVVQKKNGSIRLCADYLTGLNDALEQNQHLLPTPENPTFTKLNGGRYFSQLDFSETYLQLEANDVSKQLLTINTHRGLYRFNRLQFGVKPAPGIFQQCMDALIAGLDGTAAYLVDILVTGRTIGEHNARLEAVLKRIQDYGFRFRLDKCAFLQTEITYLGFVINAQGRRPDPGKIKAIQKMPAPKDVSQLRSFLGLINFYGNFVKDLHNLRAPLDALTEKDVVYTWTSECQSSFDKIKAVLSSDLLLTHFNPSLPIIVAADASNYGMGATLSHHFADGCEKVIYHASRCLT
- a CDS encoding hypothetical protein (NECATOR_CHRX.G25441.T1) gives rise to the protein MPRISTEIDRLVSMHVLEPVDDSEWAAPIVVVQKKNGSIRLCADYLTGLNDALEQNQHLLPTPENPTFTKLNGGRYFSQLDFSETYLQLEANDVSKQLLTINTHRGLYRFNRLQFGVKPAPGIFQQCMDALIAGLDGTAAYLVDILVTGRTIGEHNARLEAVLKRIQDYGFRFRLDKCAFLQTEITYLGFVINAQGRRPDPGKIKAIQKMPAPKDVSQLRSFLGLINFYGNFVKDLHNLRAPLDALTEKDVVYTWTSECQSSFDKIKAVLSSDLLLTHFNPSLPIIVAADASNYGMGATLSHHFADGCEKVIYHASRCLT
- a CDS encoding hypothetical protein (NECATOR_CHRX.G25442.T1), producing MGHDAAQLQLHYRVHQCKGFQPSGRSCTPRLVTIIDTGVYVIASIDADVTSEFSENCRHLPVSAEFIWTADRLIQLVVNYTKSGNWPKVNSHSPLWRYYNRRNTMTTVKGCLLTASRIVIPKALRHRVLSALHKAHPGQTRMQEACKELCLLAYDGFGHRKTRQDLPKMSSRGKGSDQV
- a CDS encoding hypothetical protein (NECATOR_CHRX.G25443.T1); the protein is MAYRSTPCPSASAEAFLGRRLRTELDLMLPSRDRTNGTRDLKMESQFNRRNGARRPKLRSTTRFFTRIIEARNLLGLPVSSHTVLETQPTLFAVETKCGLGT
- a CDS encoding hypothetical protein (NECATOR_CHRX.G25444.T1): MAKNIDPFEQLTTRIGRLRMRRCGLTPGLRIVVAYAPTSSYEEEEEVEAFYIDLEKFYRKDRTFSKVIIGDFDARVGPRRTPGELHIGTLQWNEEGKRLSEFIMTTKPSSLRCAWKSPDGGYHNEIDHIILRKG